The genomic segment CTGCGTTTGGATAATACGGTCAAATACAGTGCTGCCTATCGCCTCAAAGAGCGGTCTGCAGAGCTTTCCGAAACACAGTACGATGCCAATGGCATTGTCGGCCCCAATAATGTTAACCAAGACGACGGTGACAATAACTTCGACAAGGGGCTGGTCTCCAACCGACTGGATATCCTGACTGAGGTTGACCTGGCCTATAAAAACATGGGCGCTCGAGTCAGTGCGGCGGGTTGGTACGATCAGATTTACCATCAGGATACCGACAACGATACCACTACCTCTAATGCCGATTCGGCAGATGAGTTTTCAGACGATGCCCGCACCATTATGGGGCGGGATGTTGAACTGCTGGATGCCTTCGTGTACGGCTACTTCAGCTTTGGTGAGCACATGAGTACGGTGCGGGTCGGGCGTCATACCTTGCTATGGGGTGAGAGCCTGTTTTATGGCGCGAATGGTATTGCCGGTGGTCAGGCACCGCTGGATCTGGTGAAATTGTTATCGGTTCCCAATTCCCAGTTCAAGGAAGTAGCTCGGCCGCTGGGCAAGGTGTCTGCCACCTTATCGTTGTCCGACTATTTGTCGCTGGGTGCCTATGTTGGTTACGAATGGGAGAAAACCCGTTTGTTGCCAGCGGGTGCTTATCTGTCGAGCAATGATGTACTTGCTGGAGAACGTTTGAATGCTGGCCCCACCGGTGTGTTTGAAAATGGCGGTGATATGGAGGCGTCTGGCAGCGGCCAGTACGGCCTGCAGGCACGCTTGTATGTGCCTGAGGTTGACACCGATTTTGGTCTGTACGCCATTCGATACAATTCGTTTTCTCCCAGCGTTATCTACACCACCTTGTCTGGTACTCCGCCGGAGCTGACGGCTTCCAAGTTCCAGTGGGCCTATCACGAAGGGATCAAGGCGTTTGGCGCCAGTTTTGCCAAAACGGTCGGCGTGTGGAGCTTGGCGGGTGAAGCCTCCGTTCGTCTGAACGCACCGTTGGCCAGTTCTGGCGTAACCATTCTGGAAACCATCGGTGTCGGCACTGAATACAACAACAGTGATAACCCTGGTTATGCGGTAGGCAAGACGGGTCATGCCCAGGTGTCATGGCTCGCCAGCCTCGGCCCTTCGTTTATTTCAGATGAGGCCAGTTTCTTGGGTGAAGTTGCCTGGAATACGCGTATGGCCATTACTGATAACGAGGGTGCATTGAATCCGAATACCGATAAATCGGCATCGGCTATTCGGGTTGTTTATAGCCCGACCTATCGCCAGTTATTCTCCGGTATTGATGTAAGTCCAACGATCGGTGGTAGCTATACATGGGGTCGTTCGTCTGCCGTTGGCCCGGCTTTTGGTGTTGACCGGGGCGGCGATTTTAATGTTGGCGTCAAGGCAATATATCTGAGTCGCTGGACTGGTTCGCTGAGCTATATGAGGTTCCACGGACCGATTGGCTCAGGCAACGATAACAATAATGACCCCCAATTCAAACAAGCGCTGAAAGACAGGGATTACCTCTCATTGTCTGTCAGTACTACCTTTTAAATAGCCGGAGGCAATTATGTATAACAACAAAAGCCGGGCACTGTTGGCCGTTATTTCTACAACGGTATTGTCGTGTTCCAGTCTGGTCGCCAGCGCGGCTGTTTCAGAAAAAGAAGCTGCTCGTTTGCAGCGGGATCTGACCCCGCTTGGTGCCGAGCGCGCCGGGAATGCGGCTGGTATCATTCCTGCCTGGACTGGCGGTTACACCCAGCCAATTCCCGGTGATGTGGCGGGCGGGCGTCGCAGCGATCCGTTCAAGGATGAGCAGCCGCTGTACACCATCACCGTCGACAACATGAATCAGTATGCCGATCAGTTGACTGACGGTGTCAAGGCGATGCTGCAAAAATACCCGGATAGCTACCATCTGAATGTCTATCCGACTCATCGTACTGCGTCAGCGCCCCAGTGGGTGTATGACAACACTGCCGCCAATGCGATTCGCGCGACTCTGGATGGTCACACCCTCAAGGGTGCCTACGGTGGCGTGCCGTTCCCGATTGCTAAAACAGGTCTTGAAGCCATTAAAAATCATATTCTCGGCTGGGCGGGAAGCAGTTGGGAGGTGATGCTGACGCAATATCAGATCACTTCGAACGGCAGAAGCGTACTGACCACCGAGGGGTCTATTCGCCAGAATATGCCGTATTACTTTCAGGATGGCAGCGTGGATAACTACGATGGCATGTACTGGGAAATTAACCTGACCAACGTCGGACCGCCGATTCGTGCCGGTGAAATGATCGTCGGACGTGATAACCTGGATGCCGACAAGTCGGCGGCCTATGTCTACCTGACAGGTCAGCGCCGGGTTCGGCGTTTGCCGAATGCCTGTTGCGATACGCCAGCTCCCGCTACTGCCGGTCTGATGTCATTTGACGAGATATCGGTGTTTTCGGGTCGTACCGACCTGTTCGACTGGAAACTGCTGGGCAAGCAGGAAATCCTGGTGCCCTACAACCAGAACCGGTTTTTGCAATACAGCGAAGATCAGATCATTACCGGCCAGCACCTCAATCCCGCAGCCGTACGCTGGGAGTTGCACCGGGTGTGGGTCGTCGAAGCGACACTGGCGGAAGGCAAGCGTCATCGTGTTCCCAAAAGCAAGTACTACCTGGACGAAGACACCTGGCAAGCGGTGTTGGGCGACCGTTGGGATGGCAAAGGCCAGCTGTGGAAGACGTTGTGGGGCTTTAACTACGTGATGCCAGACTTTCCCGGCACGATTCGCCAGACCTTTGGTTACTACGATCTGTTGTCTGGTGAAGGTTATGTGGCCAATGTCTTGAACGATCAGGAATTCCATCACCGACCGACCAATCGTTGGCCAACCAATACCTTTACCGGCCAGGGCCTGGCAGCACAAGGGGTTCGTTAATAGCAAATCAGCGATACCGGATTTGAATCGTTATCTCCTGTGAGTGGCAGGGGTAGTCTCTTGAAATAACAAGGGTTTGGATTCGGTATTACTGCGGTGTGATCGAGTTGGATATGTGCATGATGTGAATGGGACATGAAAATACGATTGCTTGGTAAGCCACCGGGTAACCGCTTGCTTGCCAGAGTTATGTTGTTGGGTTGTATCTCGGTGGTAATTAATGGCGGCCAGGATCCATTTTAACGTGCCTTGTTTTATTGGGTTGGTTCAGCAACAAGGTGCTTTGACTTTCAGAGGTTAATTCAGCGTTTGACGATAATTGTTAATGGTGTCGGAGGGCCTCTGAAAGTCTTTTTTATTGTGTGTGGATATCTGAGGATATTCTGTTTTTACCGTTGTTATTAATTTATGTTATTGATTTGATCAGGAGGAATTATGTTTCGATATTTTCCAACCAACTATCCGTGGAATTTATCCGTCGATCTGGCCATTGAAATGGGGGCCAAGATGGGTGAAATCGAGGAAATGTGCGCACCGCTGATGGAGGCTTCCAAAAAGCGTGACGCGGAAGGCACGGTTGCATTTCGTGAAACCTGGGCGCGTATGGCCGACAAACTCTGCGATCTGGCGGCTGAAGATGAAACCAAAGGGCGACTGATCTCTGCCGGAGAAAAATACAACCGGGCTGCAACGTATTATCTGACCGCCGAGCGTTTGCAGGCCCATGGTGCAGAAGGTCGTCTGGCGTTATTTACCCGTTTTCTGGAAGTGTTTAACCGCGGTACCGAGCTGACCAAAGAAAACTGCGTGCGGGTAGAAATTCCCTACGAAGGCACACACCTGTCGGCGCTGTATGTGCGGGCGGAAGGGGTGGATGGCCCGGCTCCAGTGCTGGTACAGGTCAACGGCCTGGATTCCACCAAAGAAATGAAATACCGCGTTGGTTTGCCCCGCATGCTGGCTAAACGGGGGGTGGCTTCCCTGGTTATTGATCAGCCAGGCACAGGTGAAGCGTTGCGTTTGCAAGGTTTGCCTGCACGCTTTGATGCCGAGCACTGGGCCAGCCGCGTGGTCGATTGGCTGGAAGCCCGCGATGATATTGATGCTGCCCGTATTGGTATGGAAGGGGTGTCGCTGGGTGGCTATTACTGTCCTCGTGCCGTGGCATTCGAGCCGCGTTTTGCTTGCGGTGTGGTCTGGGGTGCTAACCACGACTGGCGCGACGTCCAGAAAAAGCGCCTGGAAAATGAAGGTGATTTTCCGGTGCCGCATTACTGGGAACACGTGCGCTGGGTCTGGGGTGCGAAAGACATGGGCGACTTTATGGCGATTGCGGAACAGGTTCACCTGGATGGTGTGGTTGAGAAAATCAAGGTGCCATTCCTGGTTACCCATGGTGAAAAAGATTCCCAGATTCCATTGAAGTGGGCTCAGCGCACCTTCGACCAGCTGGTGAACAGCCCTGACCGTGAACTGAAAATTTTCACCGAACGTGAAGGTGGTACCCAGCATTCCAGTTTTGATAACCCGGACAACGCTGGAGCCTATATTGCTGACTGGGTTGCCGAACACTTGAATGGCCGCATCGCCTAGCACTGTCTTTTCAGGAGAAGCAAAGATGAATATTACCGGTTTGGAAACTTTGGTATTTGGTGTTGAAAACCTTGCTGACTGTGCTCAATACCTGACCGACTACGGCTTGATTGCGGTCGATACGAATGATCAGGGTGGTCGCTTTGAAGCCCTGGATGGCACTGCCATCGTACTGGCTCATACCGACGATGAAACCTTGCCAGCGGCGCTGGGTAATGGCTGTTTGTTGCGTAAAACCGTGATGGGTGTGGCTAATCAGGCATCGCTGGATGGCATTCGCGACGAGTTATCGAAAGACCGTGCAGTACGGCTGTTAGACGATGGCTCGATTGAATCCGTTGACGACATGGGTTTTGTGATTGGTTTTCAGCTGACCCAACGCAAGTTGATCGAAAAAATCGGCGAAATCGCCAACGTGCCCGGATCGCCGATCCAGCGTGATGTCAACCAGCTGGGGGTCGATGACCATGTTGGCCAGATACGCCCGCGTACCCTGTCGCACGTTGTGTATTTCGTCCCGGATGTGGTCAAGGCCGAGGCCTTTTATGTTGAACGCCTGGGCTTCCGCTGCACTGACCGCTTTGATGGTATTGGCCCCTTCTTACAGGCCAGTGGCTCATTGGAACACCACTCTCACTTTCTGATTGGTGCGCCAGAACATATGAAAGGTGTCGAGCATTTCACCTTCCATTTCTCTGGTCCAACGGAAGTAATGCAGAACGGTTCCCGCTTTATCGAAAAAGGCTATCAGGCGTTCTGGGGCCCAGGCCGACACCTGCTCGGATCCAACTGGTTCTGGTATTTCAACAGCCCGTTTGCCTGCCATATGGAAATGGACGCCGATATGGATCTGCACGACAGAACTTGGGAAGCGCGGGTTTCTGACCTAGGGGCTGATGCCTCGCAGGCGTTCCTGCTGCAATACCGCAAGAAGTGGTCTCCAGGCCCAGGTACGCCTGAAAACGGTGACTATGCGTGATATCTGCGTGATATCTGCGTGATATCTGCGTGATATCGCTTCACCGGGCGGTGCTTTGCCGCGCCGCCGGGTGAAGCGCTTTGCCATTGCGGTGGCAATAAAGACGCAAGGACAGCAGGCCAGGCAGAAGGATTGAGCGGCGGTCTTAACCGCCAGCAGGCATCACCACATAACAATAAACAGTTTTGTATCGAGGTAGCGTCATGGCACACACATATAGAAAAGCTTCGTTAGCCTGGCAGGCAAGGGTTATTTTCCGCTCTGCGCCAGGAGTGGCTGGTTCATGATGGCAGTGGCATCGAAGCATGGCTTTTTGGCGTTGCTGTTGGCGTTGGCGGGTCTCGGTAGCCCGTGTCTGGCGGCAGAACAAAACCCTGATGAAGTGGCGGATGCCTGGGATCGACCGGCGCTATCAAGCCGGGCAGATGCCCATTCGTTTATGACCTCGGTTGCGCTCGCGGGATCACGTCAGATCGCCGTCGGTGAACGGGGTCTGATCCTGCTGTCGGGCGATCGTGGCACGCACTGGACTCAGGCACCGGTGCCCGTCAGTGTGACTCTGACGGATGTGGATTTTTTTGATGCCAATACCGGGTATGCCACGGGACATTCTGGCGTGGTGTTGGCCACCACTGATGGTGGTGCACATTGGCAAGTGGTGCTGACGGGTGAACAAATAGCTCGCATCCTGCTGGCGGAAGCGGAAGCCTCTGGCAATGATCATGCACTCCGGGCGGCCAATTATCTGGTTCAGGATGGCCCCGACAAGCCTTTGTTTGATCTGTTGGTGCTCAGCGCGAAGCACCTGATTGTGGTCGGTGCGTACGGCCTGGCGCTGGAAAGTAACGATGGCGGGGCGACCTGGAGCGACTGGGCGCAGCGCTTGAACAATGTCATGGGCTTGCACTTGTACGGTATTCGCACACAAGGGCAGCGCTGGCTGGTATTTGGCGAGCAGGGCCTGGTGCGGCTGTCGGTTGATAACGGTCATAGCTTCAGTGAACTGGAAACACCTTATCCTGGCAGTTTCTTTACTGGTGAAATCACGGCTGGTGGCCGACTGGTTTTGGCTGGGCTGAAGGGCAATACCCTGGTATCCGCCGATGATGCCGGTCAACATTGGCAAGAGATGAGTAACCCGGTGGTGGCCACCATTACTTCGTCGCTTTACCAGGATGGCGAGTTGTTGCTGGTTAATCAGGCGGGTCACATCTTGCGTGAAACCAACGGCGCGCTGTTGCCGGTTATCAATAAAAAACTCCCACCCCTGAATCATCTTGTCCGGACCCAGGACGGTGGACTGCTCGCGGCCAGCGTGCGGGGAATTATCTCGATTGAGTCTGGAGATGTGCAGTGAAATATTCCATTCCGAATACACCCGCCGATAGCGGCGAATTCGATCCCAAATCCGGATCTTTGATCGAGCGTTTGTTGTTTAACAACCGCCTGGTCGTGGTTGTGCTGTGCGCCCTGATCACGCTGTTGCTGGCCTCTCAGGCAACCCGGCTGGAATTGAATGCCAGTTTTGAAAAGACCTTGCCAACTCATCACCCATACGTCACCAATTATCGGTCTTACAAGAGTGAACTGAACGGCTTGGGCAATTCGGTTCGTGTGGCTGTCGCCAATCCGGGCGGCACCATTTACGACGCCCAGTACATGGAAACCTTGCGGCAGATGAGCGATGAGATTTTTCTGCTGCCAGGGGTTGACCGGGTACAGATGAAGTCAATCTGGACGCCGTCGACCCGTTGGGTGGGGGTGACCGAAGAAGGCATGGAAGGCGGCCCGGTGATTCCAGACGGCTACGATGGTTCGCAAGCCAGCATGGAACGGTTGGCGATCAATGTTAACCGTTCTGGCGAAATCGGCCAGCTGGTGGCACTTGATAGCGGCTCCAGCACCATTTATGTGCCGCTGCTTGACAAGGATGCTGAAGGGAATCCGATCAGCTACGCTGAATTTGCCACCCGGCTTGAAGAGCTTCGAGGCCGTTACGAGCAACAGGGCGTCGAGATCCACATCACCGGTTTTGCCAAGGTTATTGGCGATCTGATTGATGGCGTGCGATCGGTTCTGATGTTCTTTGCTATTGCCGTCGCCATTGCCACTGCCATGGTGTACTGGTACACCCGTTGTGTCCGCTCTACCGCACTGGTGGTATTGGCCTCATTGACGGCGGTGGTATGGCAGCTGGGGTTACTGCCGGTACTGGGTTACTCGCTGGATCCTTATTCCATCCTGGTGCCCTTTCTGGTGTTTGCCATTGGCATGAGCCACGGTGCCCAGAAGATGAATGGCATTATGCAGGACGTCGGGCGGGGGTTTGACAAATTGGTTGCCGCCCGCTTTACCTTTCGCCGCCTGTTTCTGGCTGGACTGACGGCCTTGCTGGCCGATGCAGTGGGCTTTGCCGTACTGCTGGTGATTGATATTCCAGTGATTCGCGAGCTGGCTATTGCGGCCTCGATCGGTGTTGCCGTGCTGATTTTTACCAATCTGATTCTGCTGCCAATCCTGCTCTCCTACATTGGGGTCAGTGAGCGCGCCGCCAAACGCAGTGTCGCCAATGAGAATGAAGACCAGAGTCATTCTGCCGAAGCGCGTTTGTGGGTGTTTCTTGATCGCTTTACCCGGCGGAAGTGGGCCATCGGTGCGATTCTGACCGGGGTTACGTTGGCCATTGCTGGCGGTGCCCTGAGTACCCAGCTGAAAATTGGCGACCTCGATCAGGGTGCGCCGGAGCTGCGCCCTGACGGTCGTTATAACCGCGACGTGGCCTTTA from the Candidatus Thalassolituus haligoni genome contains:
- a CDS encoding DUF1302 domain-containing protein, with the protein product MTINTRKGMAPVCQKLHPKVLSLAIMVCTTSVHAFTIDTGHPELSLRLDNTVKYSAAYRLKERSAELSETQYDANGIVGPNNVNQDDGDNNFDKGLVSNRLDILTEVDLAYKNMGARVSAAGWYDQIYHQDTDNDTTTSNADSADEFSDDARTIMGRDVELLDAFVYGYFSFGEHMSTVRVGRHTLLWGESLFYGANGIAGGQAPLDLVKLLSVPNSQFKEVARPLGKVSATLSLSDYLSLGAYVGYEWEKTRLLPAGAYLSSNDVLAGERLNAGPTGVFENGGDMEASGSGQYGLQARLYVPEVDTDFGLYAIRYNSFSPSVIYTTLSGTPPELTASKFQWAYHEGIKAFGASFAKTVGVWSLAGEASVRLNAPLASSGVTILETIGVGTEYNNSDNPGYAVGKTGHAQVSWLASLGPSFISDEASFLGEVAWNTRMAITDNEGALNPNTDKSASAIRVVYSPTYRQLFSGIDVSPTIGGSYTWGRSSAVGPAFGVDRGGDFNVGVKAIYLSRWTGSLSYMRFHGPIGSGNDNNNDPQFKQALKDRDYLSLSVSTTF
- a CDS encoding DUF1329 domain-containing protein — its product is MYNNKSRALLAVISTTVLSCSSLVASAAVSEKEAARLQRDLTPLGAERAGNAAGIIPAWTGGYTQPIPGDVAGGRRSDPFKDEQPLYTITVDNMNQYADQLTDGVKAMLQKYPDSYHLNVYPTHRTASAPQWVYDNTAANAIRATLDGHTLKGAYGGVPFPIAKTGLEAIKNHILGWAGSSWEVMLTQYQITSNGRSVLTTEGSIRQNMPYYFQDGSVDNYDGMYWEINLTNVGPPIRAGEMIVGRDNLDADKSAAYVYLTGQRRVRRLPNACCDTPAPATAGLMSFDEISVFSGRTDLFDWKLLGKQEILVPYNQNRFLQYSEDQIITGQHLNPAAVRWELHRVWVVEATLAEGKRHRVPKSKYYLDEDTWQAVLGDRWDGKGQLWKTLWGFNYVMPDFPGTIRQTFGYYDLLSGEGYVANVLNDQEFHHRPTNRWPTNTFTGQGLAAQGVR
- a CDS encoding alpha/beta hydrolase family protein, which produces MFRYFPTNYPWNLSVDLAIEMGAKMGEIEEMCAPLMEASKKRDAEGTVAFRETWARMADKLCDLAAEDETKGRLISAGEKYNRAATYYLTAERLQAHGAEGRLALFTRFLEVFNRGTELTKENCVRVEIPYEGTHLSALYVRAEGVDGPAPVLVQVNGLDSTKEMKYRVGLPRMLAKRGVASLVIDQPGTGEALRLQGLPARFDAEHWASRVVDWLEARDDIDAARIGMEGVSLGGYYCPRAVAFEPRFACGVVWGANHDWRDVQKKRLENEGDFPVPHYWEHVRWVWGAKDMGDFMAIAEQVHLDGVVEKIKVPFLVTHGEKDSQIPLKWAQRTFDQLVNSPDRELKIFTEREGGTQHSSFDNPDNAGAYIADWVAEHLNGRIA
- a CDS encoding VOC family protein, with translation MNITGLETLVFGVENLADCAQYLTDYGLIAVDTNDQGGRFEALDGTAIVLAHTDDETLPAALGNGCLLRKTVMGVANQASLDGIRDELSKDRAVRLLDDGSIESVDDMGFVIGFQLTQRKLIEKIGEIANVPGSPIQRDVNQLGVDDHVGQIRPRTLSHVVYFVPDVVKAEAFYVERLGFRCTDRFDGIGPFLQASGSLEHHSHFLIGAPEHMKGVEHFTFHFSGPTEVMQNGSRFIEKGYQAFWGPGRHLLGSNWFWYFNSPFACHMEMDADMDLHDRTWEARVSDLGADASQAFLLQYRKKWSPGPGTPENGDYA
- a CDS encoding WD40/YVTN/BNR-like repeat-containing protein, with translation MMAVASKHGFLALLLALAGLGSPCLAAEQNPDEVADAWDRPALSSRADAHSFMTSVALAGSRQIAVGERGLILLSGDRGTHWTQAPVPVSVTLTDVDFFDANTGYATGHSGVVLATTDGGAHWQVVLTGEQIARILLAEAEASGNDHALRAANYLVQDGPDKPLFDLLVLSAKHLIVVGAYGLALESNDGGATWSDWAQRLNNVMGLHLYGIRTQGQRWLVFGEQGLVRLSVDNGHSFSELETPYPGSFFTGEITAGGRLVLAGLKGNTLVSADDAGQHWQEMSNPVVATITSSLYQDGELLLVNQAGHILRETNGALLPVINKKLPPLNHLVRTQDGGLLAASVRGIISIESGDVQ
- a CDS encoding RND family transporter translates to MKYSIPNTPADSGEFDPKSGSLIERLLFNNRLVVVVLCALITLLLASQATRLELNASFEKTLPTHHPYVTNYRSYKSELNGLGNSVRVAVANPGGTIYDAQYMETLRQMSDEIFLLPGVDRVQMKSIWTPSTRWVGVTEEGMEGGPVIPDGYDGSQASMERLAINVNRSGEIGQLVALDSGSSTIYVPLLDKDAEGNPISYAEFATRLEELRGRYEQQGVEIHITGFAKVIGDLIDGVRSVLMFFAIAVAIATAMVYWYTRCVRSTALVVLASLTAVVWQLGLLPVLGYSLDPYSILVPFLVFAIGMSHGAQKMNGIMQDVGRGFDKLVAARFTFRRLFLAGLTALLADAVGFAVLLVIDIPVIRELAIAASIGVAVLIFTNLILLPILLSYIGVSERAAKRSVANENEDQSHSAEARLWVFLDRFTRRKWAIGAILTGVTLAIAGGALSTQLKIGDLDQGAPELRPDGRYNRDVAFMNQHYGASSDVLAVMIETPAGFCSQYGILKAVDLLEWQLRQLPGVETTNSLALMSRRMLSGLNEGNPLWYGLLPNQNMLNFITAGAPRGLYNDDCSLLTLYVYLQDHKADTLTRVVDHIEQFAAANNREDVTFLLAAGSAGIQAATNIAVKEAWRNMLLLVYGAVILLSFITFRSWRAVVVAILPLMLTSILAEALMVLLGMGVKVATLPVIALGVGIGIDYALYILSVTMSRLRAGASLSEAYLRALQFTGKVVILTGVTLAVGVVTWVFSPIKFQADMGLLLAFMFLWNMLGALILIPALAHFLMKPAAEPESQR